Below is a window of Manis javanica isolate MJ-LG chromosome 2, MJ_LKY, whole genome shotgun sequence DNA.
TTACTGAAACTTGCATTCAAGTACAGATCTCTCATAATGTCTTTGCTTGTTCTCTCTGTGATGCATTTCTCCCCTTCTCGTAGGCCTACCATGACCCCATGTTAAAGTTGTCTATCATGTCAGAAGAGGAACTCACACATATATTTGGTGACGTGGATGCTTACATACCTTTGCATGAAGGTGAGATATGctacttaattttctttagaaTCTTGAACAGCAGGAATAAAAGGAAGTTTAAATCTAAACTTCTAATTTAGTGCtgcattatttctaaaataaacctcttcttggtatttctgcttttttatgcTTCAGATTTGTTGGCAAGAATAGGAGAAGCAACCAAGCCTGATGGGATGATGGAGCAGATTGGTCACATTCTTGTGAACTGGGTATGTAGTATTTTACTCCAGATAGTTTTTCACAAGTACATGCCACACTTGTCATTGTAGTGAATATCAGAACCACTGGATCCAGGAACTGGAttataaaaacagataaacaacacattagaattgAACAAATTTTTGTAGCTATGAGAACTTACAGTCTCTGTTTAGAAATCTACTTGATGAATGATacagttttcttttagaaatgtgtTCCTCCTtgcacagttttcttttttcacattatatgctgttaattttctgtttcattctttcagttaatatttgagtGCCTGCCAGATGCTTGGCACTATTGTGGGAGGGATCACTGGGAATTGAGAGATAAAAGGCAGTCTCTCCATGACTAATCTAGTGAGGGATAGTCAAGTAAAGAAACAGTCTGAAGGTTGGTGATGAAAGTGATACAGGAAGGCTATGGTGTCCTGGGACTAGAGAAGACTAGCATCTAATTAGTTTGGGAAAGTAAAAGTCTTGAGTGTTTGGTTGAATTTAGCTACATTAGGGAAATTAGAAAAGGGTGTTTGGTGTTGGCCCAGAATACTCTACTCCCCCTAATATCACCTGCAGGACAGTGCTCACAGCTTGTCGGAGCTTTCCAGAACAGCTGTGAGCTTTATGTTTCTTGTTCACAAGCTTACTAATGGACTGACCATAGCAGGAACTTACCGTACTTTGTTTTCTCGTGTCACTCTTCAGTTGCCAGGGTTGAATGCCTACGAAGGCTACTGTAGTCACCAGCTGGCAGCCAAAGCTCTTCTtgaccaaaagaaacaggatccaGGAGTCCAGGACTTTCTCCAGCGATGTCTTGAGTCTCCCTTCAGCCGAAAACTAGATCTGTGGAGCTTCCTTGATAATCCCCGAAGTCGCCTAGTCAAATAccctttactgttaaaagaaattcttagaCATACTCCAGAGGACCACCCTGATGTTCAGCTTTTGCAGGAAGCTGTAAGTAGTACAACTAATGATTcttgtgttttccaaatttatacATTAGCTTGTCTTAGAAAGTTATGCAATGCTACTCCCAATTATGCATAGTGACTCAGCATCGGGTGGTGTTTGGTGGATGTTTTAAGCACCCCATATGCTCGTGCACCACACACTGAGTAATAAAGAGGCAGGACACAATCTGTATTTATATTCTAATCAAAAGACTGGATTCTGGTCTTACCACTTCCACTAGCTAACTGGagaactttgggcaaattacctaTTTAGGCTGaaactgtttcttcatctgtaaaatgaagggactGACTGAATTAACTAATTTCAAGAGTCCCTTCAAGCTTTAAAATTCTATCATTTTGATGTGGTGTTTTAGCCCTGTAGGGACACTGACTACATTACTCTGAAAAGACTCCATcagttttttgataatttttagatATTGATAATACAAGGAGTTCTCTCTGAAATCAACTTGAAGAAAGGAGAGTCAGAATGTCAGTATTACATCGACAAACTGGAGTATCTGAATGAAAGGCAGAAGGATCCTCGAATTGAAGCGAGCAAAGTATTGCTTTGCCACGGggagctgaagaataaaaatggacGTGTAAGTGTATCTTAGAACTAATAGGAAATGAGCCATTGCTTCCCTTTCCCACCCAGTTTGTTTCCAAATAGATTATGAAGCAGGTTGTAAAATGGACTCATCAAATAGTGAAAGGTtactggtttttgttctttgttaccAGTTTTTATACCAGTTTTCATAATGCACACATTTGGTTTCTGTCTTTACAGAATAACTTAAACGTCTCTGGAGAAtcaatagtattttattttttagttttggaaCATAAATCAATTAGGCTAGCAgtttttctgaataaattattAGGTCCATGTTTCATAAAAAAGTAACATATCCTTCAGAAGATTTTTCTGAAGAGTTGATAGTGATGGAAGTAGTTTTAGCATTACTAACCAGATTTCTGCAGCGGACTAACTGGAAGCAAACTTACTTTtggaattttaatagaaaaattaccTCCCAGAGCTGAGTATAAGCATGAGtggtgttttttgtttcattatttgcttttcagaagcACGATTAATAAGTTGAGGTTCTTTTGTGAAAAAGATGAAATCTGATGTCTCTGATTTATATTGTGAGTCCCAGCTGTTCTTTAAAGACTGAAATTTGTGTGGGGCAAAGTAGAACCATTAACATTTATACCAGCTTGCATTCTTTAAATCCTTACTTTGTTAGAAAACTTTGGTATACAATCCTGGTCTTTCCAGGCATGTTCCTACTAATAGGTCTTTGTGGGGTGCAGTGATTACTCAGCTGCTACCTCATCTACTgttatatgccaataaaaagTTTTTATAGTCTGAGATTAGACAGGCTATCTAAGCAGAATATGCATAGCCTTAGAATCCTCTTTCTGAGGTCATCTATAAGGGGAATCTCAAATAAATGTGATGAAATTAGTCATGTCTAAATTCCAGTCACTTAAAATCACAGGGTTCCACATGTAggaagtatttgtttctcatttctgcagAAATTTTACGTTTTCCTGTTTCAAGACATCTTGGTTTTGACTCGTCCTGTTACACGAAATGAGCGTCACTCTTATGAAGTTTACCGACGACCAATCCCCGTCCAAGAGCTGGTCTTGGAAAACCTGCAGGATGGAGATGTGAGAGTGGGTGGGTCCTTTCAAGGGGCTTTTGACAGCTCAcataaaggtaaaaatacaaaTTGTAAAATTGTTTCAATTAACAAACTCAGAACCTAAGTGAATTtagttttaatctttaaaaattctgtcttAGATTAATATATAAGATACATTTAAATAGTCACAGAATGCAACCCCCCACAccaaaatctgatttaaaaaatgagaacctgaatagaaattttctgaagatgtacagatggccaacagacacatgaaaagatgttctgcatcactaatcatcagggatgtGCAAGTCAGAaccgcaatgaggtatcactttaCACTAGTAAGAGTGACTagtattaaaaagcaaacaaataacaaGTATGGGCAAGATTGTGGTGCACTGCTGGtgagagtgtaaattggtgcagcctctgtggaaacAGCGTGGAGGCTCCTCAAATAGTTACAGAGAGGTATACCATATTATCCAGTAACTCCACCTCTGAatacttacctgaagaaaaaagaaacactaattCAAACAGATATGTGTACCTCTATGGtaactgcagcactatttacaatagccaagatatatgtccatcaatggatgaatgaatgaggaagatgTGGATACATGTGCAAtaactcagccatagaaaagaattaaatgttgccatttgtgacagcatggatggacccagaCGATAttgtactaagtgaaaaaagagaaaaacaaataccatatgatttcacttccatCATACAGCGtctgaaaaacagacaaaacagaaataggctcatTCAGACAAAGAATAGGTGGTTGCCATGTGGGGGTGGGGTAttaggcaaaatgggtgaaggggataaagaggtgcaaacttccagttacaaattaGTCACAAACTGAAGGTACAgcatagggaaaataaaaaagaattctgtctccacacaaaaaattacaaatgaaaggaTTCCATTGTCCTATAGTGCTGCTGTCATCAAGTTGTGATCTGACACCAGTAGGTGCATCTAATAAATAATGTTCCAAGGCTTTATTTAATGCATCCACCTAACAAGTGTACATGTGTAGAAATTCCAGCACCCATACCAAGATTATATGACCACTTTATCTACACAAACTGTTTTTAAgtctgatttcctttcttttttccaatttttcttttcctagctaAAAATATCTTTAGAGTTGGCTTTCAAGACCCCTCTCCCGGCCAGTCTCACACTCTGCAAGCCAATGATGTGTTCCACAAGCAGCAGTGGATCAACTGTATTCGAGCCGCCATAGCCCCTTTCCAGCAGGCCACCAGTCTAGCCGAGCTGCAGGGTTTGCCCGAGCTCCATGAGGAGTGCGTGGAGAACAACTCCTCCGCTGGGAATGTCGAAACCCAGAGAAGGGCATCTACAGCATCCAGTGTGACTCAGGTCGAAGTTGATGGGGACGCTTCAGCGTGTCTCCCCTGCGTGCACCACAGACGACATGAAGAGTGTCAGAGCGCACTGAGCACAGCCTGGCTTCCCAAAGCCAAGGGACAAATCTCCATTGGGTGTTGAATAGAAAGAGACTTCAGTATAAAGGAAGTTCTGTGTATTACTGGTGCAGAGcctgtttatttataaatgtatacagtTTGGTTTTTCTTGAAATGTGAGCATGGGAGCGTTGCAGGGTTACTTAACACTagtattcacattttctgtttttggttctttttgtttttttttaatggcagctgAAGATATATATACAGATTACTGTTAAAACTGCAGCCTTCTTTTTTAAGATATATTCTCATAATTTGGAACATGCAAGCCTggtatttttaatcaaatgaaatatttatggaattgGTTTCTTCTTCACTCTAAATTCATTAGGACTTTCCAATACCTACCTGTTGTGATATTTACAATATCTAccaaaccttaaaattttgcaaATACTGGGATTTTGCCAGTGTTTCTTTGATAAACTGTGTGCgcagaatttgaaattttaacattGTCTCCTAAAATCTACACACAATACAGGTGTGTAATACATTAGAATTTATACCGAAACATAAGTTCCTTTTGAAACAAAGTATAAAACTTTATAcagatattccattttatgaactGGAATACTTTatattagttttttttctctacaccttcctcattttcattcacttaacctgccaattatttaatttttttttcttataatgtagtttttggtatttgctttatttatttattttttactttgacaCCTTTACAGATTGGTAGCCTTTATTTTTCCACCttgataaaaatgtgtacatatgtgcatatatagatatatatatatgttttaaaaatcatagtaGCTTCATCAGCGGAAACCAAGCCATACTGTTTTTGTGCCAATTAAGAAAACTGCAATTTTTCCAGTGTAGCATTGCAAGGTGGTGAACACACATGAACTGACTCAGTGTATTCTGGACTTCTGAAAAAATACCACCTTAAGGGTTTTGTTGAGAGCTTTAGTGTTGTCTGAAAAGGAAGAGGGGAGTCAGTTGGCTGCTAATacataaaaaagagggaaaaaaagagtagTTTGGTcttaaagtaaaaatatctgGTTGTGCTAGAACATGCAAGAACATAGTAAAAGCTAAACTTGAGGGTGTAGAGTAAGTTATCGAAGGCTTGGGGaaagtgaattttatttgttggttTATAATACCTGCAAATAATGAGTTTGAAAAGAAGGTGTGTTGAAAATCTGACCATATTATATCAATTTTTGTGGATTTATTCATGAGGTAAAAAGTAATGAATCTTTTActctaaaatatttctgttcaAATGAGATCATAGTCTTTAAATGGAGGACTAAATGCTCTGTGTCACAACAGACTTATAATGTTGATCATTCAAGGAAATGTTGACTATTCTGTGAACTGTATTTGGCCAGCGCAagtgaaaatgaagaaagaatgtaaATAGATCAATCCAAATgacctctttttatttatttatttatttatttgttcatgtttatatttttgttatcattaatctacagttacatgaagaacactatgtttaccaggctacCGCTCTCATCAtatccccccccacaccccactacagtcactgtccatcagcgtagcaagttGCTATATAaacaccacctgtcttctctgttgaacagccctccctgtaccccccacaacactatacatgctaatcgtaatgtcccctttctttttccccacccttatcgttcccttcccacccatcatctgcagtccctttccctttggtaacttagttcattcttgggttctgtgtttctgctgctgttttgttccttcagtttttgctttgttcttatactccacatatgagtgaaatcatttggtacttgtctttctctgcctggcttatttcactgagcataataccctctagctccatccatgttgttgcaaatggtaggatttgttttcttcttatggctgaataatattccattgtgtatatgtaccacctcttctttatccattcgtctactggtggacacttaggttgcttccattccttggctattgtaaatagtattgtgataaacataggggtgcatatgtctttttgaaactgggaaactgcattcttagggtaaattcctaggagtggaattcctgggtcaaatggtatttccatttttaatgcaaaatggttgaactagtttacattcctaccagcagtgtaggatgttTCCCTGTTTCTCCGTATTCTCGCCAGCATCGCCATCATTTTTGTTCCTATTCTTtgctatgttggccatcctgactggttgaggtgatatctcattgtggttttaattttgcatttccctgataattagcagtgtggagcgtATTTTCACATGGCTGTTAGCCCATCTGAATTTTCTTCTGTGGAGAATTGTGTGTtcatatcctcagcccattttttaatagggttatttgtttttttggatgCTTGAGGTGTATGAgtccttcatatattttggatgttagccccttgtcatatatgtcattttatacatatatctCTTCCATACTGTTAGTATGCCATCTTGTTCTGCTgttagtgtcctttgctgtacagaagctttttagcgtGATGTAgtccccattttttttctttttttcttttgtttcccttgcccaaggagatgcgttcagataAAAGTTgctctctaagagttttatcatttcatgatttacattcaggtctttaattcattttgagttaacttttgtgtatgaggttaaacaataatctagttttattctcttgcatatagctgtccagttttgccaaacaCCGGCTGTTGAAGAgcttgtcatttccccattgtatatccatggctcctttatcatatattaattgaccatatatgcttgggtttatatctaggctctctagtctgttctccattggtttatgggtctgttcttgtgccagtaccaaagtgtcttgattactgtggctctgtagtagaacttgaagttagggagcgtaattccccctgcttttattcttccttctcaggattgctttggctactcagcatcttttgtggttccatatgaattttagaattatttgctctagtttgttgaagaatgctgttagtattttgatagcaagtgcattgaatctgtagattgctttaggcaggatgggccattttgacaatattaattcttcctatccatgagcacgggatgtgtttccatttattggtatcttctttaattttctctcatGGAGATATCTTGtagtttttcagggtataggtctttaacttcctttgattaggtttattcctacgtatttttattctttttgatacaattttgaatggtattgtcttcctgatttctctttctgctagttcatcattataggaatgcaagagatttctgtgtattcattttgtatcccacaactttgctgaatttggatattagatctagtagttttggagtagattctttagggttttttttatgtacaatatcatgtcgtctgcaaacagggaaagtttaacttcttccttgcctgtctggatgccttttatttctttgtgttgcctgattgctgtggttaggacctccagtactatgttgagtaaaagtggggagagtgggggaaGGTTTTTTtagtaagtgaaataattttgtattaatttgAGTTGTGCTAAGTTGTATGTTTTATTGACTATGTCTAATTCATATTGGcatgtagtttctttttttataatatctTATGTTTGTGGGATGTGTAGTGATCCTATAGGATACGTCTTTTTCATTCCTGACATTATTtgtacctttttaaaaaggagttaaCCATTGTATTAGTCCTTAAACAAACCATTTCTCTTCCTTGTACAGTTTCCTCtattatatatgttttcttttcattaaaatatgttagtctatattatttcctttcttgtttctgtgggctgaattttctgttctttgtctAACTTCTTGAAGTTGACACTCAGTGCATCGATTTTTCAGTCTCCTTTTTCTATTGTATGCCTTTAGGGTTACACAATTTCATGTAAGTGTGGGTTTGAATATATAGTTTTTTGGTCATTGGGTTAATATTGTTTCtataatttcctttgtgatttcttctttggcccacAGGTACTTAgaaatttacttattaatttaaaGATTTTCTAGTTAATCAGCTTAATTCCTTTGGAACTGAAGAACATACTccattatgattttgatttttttgaaatatactgAGACTTGCTTTATGACTCTGAATATGgcaattttggaaaatgttctgtgtgtttttGAAGACCATATATATTCTGTAGTCATTAGGTGTAATGTTTTATATGCATATCCATCAAAAAAGGCTTATTTAGTGTTTAGATTGATAgtatccttattgatttttttgacTGCTTGTTTTAACAATGAgaaatgtgttaaaatttttCACTATAATCTATCAAAcgatttgaatatttatttttgtattttttactgtGTGTTTTGAAGCTACATTACAAGATAGAAGCAAATGTAGAATTGTATCTTCTGGGTGTATGGGCATTTTATTACGCAATATTCTTCTTTAACTGTAATGTTTCTTGTTCTAAAGTCATATTTATCTGATAGCAGTATAACTACCatagctttcttttgatttgtgttttcatGGTATATCTTGTTTTGTAGTCTTGCTTTTGATCTTTCTGTATTATACCTCAATGCATTTATTTAAGtagtgtagtttttaaaaaatccatcccttaaatatttatcttttaattgacATATTCAGTTAATTTACATTGAAGATAATAACTGATGTATTTGGGCCTAAAACTATCTTaccatttgctttttatttgttccttctattcgatattctttttaaaatctcttttgtcTTTGGATTATTCTCTGTATCCCAGATTAAGCTTTATTTCTCTTGTATTGGTTATCCTAGAGATTATAGTATGTATCCTTGTCTTATTAAAGTCTaatgtaaattaatattttcctCATACTAAATAATTTGGAAGTCTTAGAccagtgctactcaaagtgtggttttTGGTTCAGTCTGTGGTCTGTGATGGTTATTTTTATCTGTCAACCTTGTTAGGCCATAGTACTTAGATAGTTTGTCTAACACTAGTCTAGATATCActataaaggtattttaaaaatgatattaagaGCAGATTTCTGTAGGCTACTTATTTAAACTCAGTAGACCTTGATTAGAGCAGGTTATGTTCCACAAAGTGGGCGGccttcatccaatcagttgaaggccttgaGGAAGAGGGGTTTCTGCCTCCAGACTGCGTTCAGACTCCTGATGTAGCATgaactcttccctgggtctcgAGCCAGCTGCCCAGCCTGTTGTGCGGATTTTCGACCTGCCAGCTTCCACAATCGTGTGAGCTGATCCCTTAAAGtaaatctttctctctttatatCCATcctgttgattctgtttctctggagaatcctgactaatacaaGGCCCTACACCAGAACCTGGGGAGTTCACAAGAATTTCCTTCCTTGGCAGGTCCCAAACTCATTTTTGTCCCCTTGTCTTAAAAGTTTGTTGAAAGTTTTGCTCCATTTCTGTGGCTCTCAGAAGGGAGATCTCCCTAGGGGAAAAGTGGTTGACAATGGTAGGCCCATTTCTCTGAGTTCCCTTCTTTTCTTGGTCTGTAATTATTCACTGCCCTGTTTCTTCTCTGTTGCCCTCAGACAGATTCAGAActattttctcagcttttctaaTTGTTTCAGTGGGAGAGTTGGTCTGGTTTATGTAGTCCACTGTTACCGGAAGTGATTCCCCTGGAGTAAGTGGCTGTCTGTCCTTCTTGTTCAAAATGTACACAGAAGTCTGAGACTTCTTTTGGATCAAGTCTTCTGTttagattattattattcatgTCGAGGAGCTTTTGATATATCCAaggtaagaaaacagaaagtgGTTGGATAAATAAATCTAGAACTCAGGAAAGAGACATCTCTGTGGAGAAAAATTTTGATATCAGCAGCATGTagataacattaaaaatgatgaaatgaatgaAGTCACCTAGGAGAGAGTCTAGATGGGGAAAAAGAATAGGAATTGGGAATGAACTTTTAGGAACTCCAACATCTGGAAGTTAGAGAAGGAGCTATAGGTGAATCTGGGAAAAGGTTGTCAGCGGGATGGGAGAGAAGCCATGAGAGTGTAATGGCATAGGAGCAGAGAGCAAAGGGGATGTAAAGAAGCAGAGAATGACTAAATATGATTTATCTGATGCAAAGTCTGACAAGACAAAGcctaaaaaaaatctctgatttttgAGCATCACAAATATACTAGAGACACTTCACAGATGATCATCCTTGTGAaggagtttatttatttattatagccTAAGGAAGAGtgactgggggctgtgggaggccTTCCCGGCAGCCATCGCCTCTGTGGCTTTTGATGTCTAATATGATAATAAGCTCGGTGCTATCTCAGCCTGAAAGACTTATTTGAAACCTGTGCTCCTTCCTTTTGGAAAATAACTTGGGCAATACCTGTCAAGAGCAAAGAAGGATCGTGATGTGCTACTTCTCCCTAATACTTACCAGCTCTTCAGGGAGCTGAACATGTAGTTCCTGTTCTAAACCTGGGCACAGCCGCACCCCCCAAGGCGTGCTTTCATCGCTCACCCCCACAGAACGCCCTCCCATACTGTGTATCTCACCAGAACTCAGAGGCAGAGGAAATGCTGATTTCTCATCCTAGAGATGTGTGCTTCACAGCAAGCTTTTTACTCTGAGTTCTCAGTGTAGCTTTCTGTAGTCTTTGGTTCAGAGAAAATTTCAGACTTTAGGAGAACCTGTTACTTTTATTTGCcaatttttccaaaaatactgGTGTCAGGGATTGGAAAAAGTGGCAGTAATACACAGCATATACTTAACTACAATCTGATTTTCCTAGAAAATATTAAAGCTTGGGTGCCTCCCCGTAGAAATGCTTGACAATGTGCTTGTGTATCTGTGGTGAATTTGACCACTAGACACACTGATGGTACCTGGACTGTAATGAAAAGGCCATTGCCTAGCAAGGAAAACAGGTACCCCAGTGCCCACTACCCTTGGCGGATGAGTGTGAGGTGAAATACCCCCACTCTGAGCTATTGACTTGGAACCAGGTACAAAatgaatttagttattttttttagtttatctgATTCACACCTGGTGAGGTAAGCAGAGTCAGCATGAAATGTTGGCGAACTGGTTTACTCAAGAGAGGACACTTCAGAGAGAAGTCCTGCTGCTGCTTCAGGGAAAGGCTGTTTGGACACAGTTTAAGCCCCTTTAAATGTGGTCTTTAACCAGTGAAATCCTGGCTAAGCTGTCTAACCCTACTTACTTGCTAGATCTTGGTGGTTATTAAAGAGGATGTATTCATGTATGGTAATATCTCTGTGGGTAAACTTAAATAATTTGTTGAGTGATTGGTAAAATGACACAACCTGAAATGTTTTAGTTCTACGTAATTGAGTCACTTCATCTTTCTGATTTTGATCCCTAAATGTAGTGTGAGAATAACAGAATACTTGTCCTACCTACATCACAAGGTTATGAAGATCAAACAGGACAATGTATGGAAGGCTCTAGCTAAAGATAGGACTTTGTTTACTGTAATGTAATCTTTGCCAAAGTCATGTCTGTAGCTTTATCTCCTGTCAGTCACTGAGTATTGGAAAGGCTCTCTCTAGTCTCACAACACTGGCCCAGTTTAATCACTGTCCGGCACTCATAACCACCCAGGACCACCACAAACCCTGAGACTTAAAACAGACTTGTTTAAGCACTAAGGAAAATAGCCAAGAGCTTAAGCTGAAAAGGCCATAGATATTGTCCTGTGGTTGGTCATTTTAATAGCAGAAGGAAACGTGTGTATTCATTGGCTGATGACGGTTGTAATAGGCAACTGTGCCAGCACCAAAGCCATGAAgcataaggagagagagagagccgggAAAAGCTGGTGTATTAAGGttcatgaaagaaacaaaaccaacaggatatatATGTACATTCATGTGtaaatttatttgtgtatatatatgtgtgtgtgtgtgtgtgtgtgtatgtatacagatTATATGtatctctatatatgtatatatagagagagacacacacagatacatatatttatttatttattataagaattGGCTTACAAGATTATGGAGCCAAGAGGTCCCATGACCTAtttgcaagctggagaaccaatAAATGTGAAAGTGTAATTTAGTCCAGTTCAAATTTCACACCTGGCATCCACAGCAGACATTGTTGAGCAGTCACTGCTCACATTTTACTTAGTCAGTGTGACTGAGTGGCAAGGGAAAGAGTGGTCCCAGGGGTGAAGTACTTGCTGTGTGGGAATGTGGAGAGTGTCACCCACAGCCTAGTGGAACAGCATGTGAAAGGGATAAATACAATTCATTAAATTATCTGATTCTCACCTGGTGAGATAAGCAGAGCTGGTGGGTCAGGTCCAGAAATGTAAGGATCTGGTCCCCATAGAGGTCAAGACAGTGCTCTAGGTTGTTGCTACAAATCCATTAGAATAGGcacaaaaaatgaaatctatttgCCACCAGAATTTTATTCAGCCTCTTCAAATGACAATCAGGAAACTGTGG
It encodes the following:
- the LOC140847823 gene encoding neuroepithelial cell-transforming gene 1 protein-like isoform X2, which gives rise to MGGVLQQATPRRGQTVDYLREAQEEVARECQMRRIKVKPFTRHGDSRSPASAPKSSRRSTVPTPAKRRSSVLWSETLGVNIRESLTAKEIKRQEAIYEMSRGEQDLIEDLKLARKAYHDPMLKLSIMSEEELTHIFGDVDAYIPLHEDLLARIGEATKPDGMMEQIGHILVNWLPGLNAYEGYCSHQLAAKALLDQKKQDPGVQDFLQRCLESPFSRKLDLWSFLDNPRSRLVKYPLLLKEILRHTPEDHPDVQLLQEAILIIQGVLSEINLKKGESECQYYIDKLEYLNERQKDPRIEASKVLLCHGELKNKNGRKFYVFLFQDILVLTRPVTRNERHSYEVYRRPIPVQELVLENLQDGDVRVGGSFQGAFDSSHKAKNIFRVGFQDPSPGQSHTLQANDVFHKQQWINCIRAAIAPFQQATSLAELQGLPELHEECVENNSSAGNVETQRRASTASSVTQVEVDGDASACLPCVHHRRHEECQSALSTAWLPKAKGQISIGC
- the LOC140847823 gene encoding neuroepithelial cell-transforming gene 1 protein-like isoform X3, with the protein product MGAVLQRAAPQRGQTVDCLREAQEEAREGEMSRIKVKPFTRHGDSRSPASAPKSSRRSTVPTPAKRRSSVLWSETLGVNIRESLTAKEIKRQEAIYEMSRGEQDLIEDLKLARKAYHDPMLKLSIMSEEELTHIFGDVDAYIPLHEDLLARIGEATKPDGMMEQIGHILVNWLPGLNAYEGYCSHQLAAKALLDQKKQDPGVQDFLQRCLESPFSRKLDLWSFLDNPRSRLVKYPLLLKEILRHTPEDHPDVQLLQEAILIIQGVLSEINLKKGESECQYYIDKLEYLNERQKDPRIEASKVLLCHGELKNKNGRKFYVFLFQDILVLTRPVTRNERHSYEVYRRPIPVQELVLENLQDGDVRVGGSFQGAFDSSHKAKNIFRVGFQDPSPGQSHTLQANDVFHKQQWINCIRAAIAPFQQATSLAELQGLPELHEECVENNSSAGNVETQRRASTASSVTQVEVDGDASACLPCVHHRRHEECQSALSTAWLPKAKGQISIGC
- the LOC140847823 gene encoding neuroepithelial cell-transforming gene 1 protein-like isoform X1, encoding MGGVLQQATPRRGQTVDYLREAQEEVARECQMRRIKVKVTNIKQYKLPGGRKEIGETIQELEKPFTRHGDSRSPASAPKSSRRSTVPTPAKRRSSVLWSETLGVNIRESLTAKEIKRQEAIYEMSRGEQDLIEDLKLARKAYHDPMLKLSIMSEEELTHIFGDVDAYIPLHEDLLARIGEATKPDGMMEQIGHILVNWLPGLNAYEGYCSHQLAAKALLDQKKQDPGVQDFLQRCLESPFSRKLDLWSFLDNPRSRLVKYPLLLKEILRHTPEDHPDVQLLQEAILIIQGVLSEINLKKGESECQYYIDKLEYLNERQKDPRIEASKVLLCHGELKNKNGRKFYVFLFQDILVLTRPVTRNERHSYEVYRRPIPVQELVLENLQDGDVRVGGSFQGAFDSSHKAKNIFRVGFQDPSPGQSHTLQANDVFHKQQWINCIRAAIAPFQQATSLAELQGLPELHEECVENNSSAGNVETQRRASTASSVTQVEVDGDASACLPCVHHRRHEECQSALSTAWLPKAKGQISIGC
- the LOC140847823 gene encoding neuroepithelial cell-transforming gene 1 protein-like isoform X4, which encodes MGGVLQQATPRRGQTVDYLREAQEEVARECQMRRIKVKVTNIKQYKLPGGRKEIGETIQELEKPFTRHGDSRSPASAPKSSRRSTVPTPAKRRSSVLWSETLGVNIRESLTAKEIKRQEAIYEMSRGEQDLIEDLKLARKAYHDPMLKLSIMSEEELTHIFGDVDAYIPLHEDLLARIGEATKPDGMMEQIGHILVNWLPGLNAYEGYCSHQLAAKALLDQKKQDPGVQDFLQRCLESPFSRKLDLWSFLDNPRSRLVKYPLLLKEILRHTPEDHPDVQLLQEAKFYVFLFQDILVLTRPVTRNERHSYEVYRRPIPVQELVLENLQDGDVRVGGSFQGAFDSSHKAKNIFRVGFQDPSPGQSHTLQANDVFHKQQWINCIRAAIAPFQQATSLAELQGLPELHEECVENNSSAGNVETQRRASTASSVTQVEVDGDASACLPCVHHRRHEECQSALSTAWLPKAKGQISIGC